A DNA window from Parus major isolate Abel chromosome 9, Parus_major1.1, whole genome shotgun sequence contains the following coding sequences:
- the PAQR9 gene encoding membrane progestin receptor epsilon, with protein MSDAAGGGGGGGEAQSYRGSSAGGCGRSGFASPGRRRGGGPGAGRGSSSMPAGEGDKKEAAPPPPRPAALLRWDEVPEDFVECFILSGYRRLHCSAQECLASVLQPTNETLNFWTHFIPLLLFLSRFGRLLLLRGAGDVPFHHPALLPLWCYASGVLLTFAMSCTAHLFSCLSPRLRATFFYLDYASISYYGFASTVAYSYYLLPGLSLLDAGAMSRYVQQRLGWQLDCSLPIAAYRVLVLPVALALAVGCTAACCRSRAACCAYPFAVRTFVFAMPLSMACPIMLESLLFDLRARNPTLFVYFYRRYFWLLVAAFFNVSKIPERIQPGLFDIVGHSHQLFHIFTFLSIYDQVHYVEDGLAEFLKAPLAAPTYLGTVGYMLLLTVCLAVVVRRFLNVADLCKQD; from the coding sequence ATGAGTGATGCtgccgggggcggcggcgggggcggaGAGGCGCAGAGCTACCGCGGATCGTCCGCCGGCGGCTGCGGGCGCAGCGGCTTTGCCTCGCCCGGTCGGCGGCGAGGCGGCGGGCCCGGGGCCGGccggggcagcagcagcatgccGGCGGGCGAGGGGGACAAGAAGGAggcggcgccgccgccgcctcgccCTGCCGCCCTGCTGCGGTGGGACGAGGTGCCCGAGGACTTCGTGGAGTGCTTCATCCTCTCGGGCTACCGGCGGCTGCACTGCTCGGCGCAGGAGTGCCTGGCCTCGGTGCTGCAGCCCACCAATGAGACCCTCAACTTCTGGACCCACTtcatcccactgctgctcttcctcagcCGCTTCgggcggctgctgctgctgcggggCGCCGGGGACGTGCCCTTCCACCACCCGGCTCTGCTGCCCCTCTGGTGCTACGCCTCGGGGGTGCTGCTCACCTTCGCCATGAGCTGCACAGCCCACCTCTTCAGCTGCCTCTCCCCGCGCCTCCGCGCCACCTTCTTCTACCTGGACTACGCCTCCATCAGCTACTACGGCTTCGCCAGCACCGTGGCCTACTCCTACTacctgctgccagggctgagcctgCTGGACGCCGGCGCCATGAGTCGCTACGTGCAGCAGcggctgggctggcagctggacTGCAGCCTGCCCATCGCGGCCTACCGCGTGCTCGTGCTGCCCGTGGCGCTGGCGCTGGCCGTGGGCTGCACGGCCGCCTGCTGCCGCAGCCGCGCCGCGTGCTGCGCCTACCCCTTCGCCGTGCGCACCTTCGTGTTCGCCATGCCGCTCAGCATGGCCTGCCCCATCATGCTGGAGAGCCTCCTCTTCGACCTCCGCGCACGAAACCCCACGCTCTTCGTCTACTTCTACCGCCGCTACTTCTGGCTGCTGGTGGCCGCCTTCTTCAACGTCAGCAAAATCCCCGAGCGGATCCAGCCGGGGCTCTTCGACATCGTGGGGCATAGCCATCAGCTTTTCCACATCTTCACCTTCCTCAGCATCTACGACCAGGTGCACTACGTGGAGGACGGGCTGGCTGAGTTTCTCAAGGcacccctggctgctcccacctACCTGGGCACCGTGGGGTATATGCTGCTCCTGACCGTCTGCCTTGCCGTGGTCGTCAGGAGGTTCCTCAACGTTGCAGATCTCTGCAAGCAGGACTGA